Proteins encoded by one window of Pseudomonadota bacterium:
- a CDS encoding M4 family metallopeptidase: protein MKPMIRYHEFPISLRLVVRVFGVLMLIVVATCGGGSSTDYVADTQASALDGLRAGSLTPVQFYFSDGIPEFLSMKVAVPSGLEDDAVVRALNFLETYKDLYGLTDPASQLYLEKVVQNAEEGEEHLFFGQRQNGIPVYGAALAVHIVDGYVRMTGGRYVADFPAYAAPSIDADAAEAAAIAGTGCSGMEALGETRLMYFDRALIDSAAESDVRLAWRVSLSGYCDINGGGSSWLAFVDACSGEALFYLSQSPAGKDFDIETANNTSSNHCWNGLAETDDDEWFDEDGPTGYPGAGSDLHLDGQHAYDYAHAVYDYFYNTFGRKGWDGHDVQAEIMVHALSSHGTHYDRGCDYILFIDGRAQRDILAHEWTHGIGSYEGVAEYHGESGALDEHFSDFFGAMVDGDWLMGEYAPGGAIRDMSDPPAIDNDPDHMDDYLVTSLDHGGVHTNCGIPNKASYLLAEGGVHNTYTIHGIGKDKAQRLYYKVLTDVLTGVKNFLLTRMYFVAVADIWAEKGTLGFSGQDVCDVMNAWGSVGVAEAWADKDCDGELDFADPDEDGDKSPDVDDNCSEIANPGQKDTDNDGAGDACDEDIDGDGKKNSEDNCIYIANSDQADADQDGQGDVCDDRDSDGHPDAADNCPDVANADQVDTDKDGSGNACDSDDDDDGVADELDNCPFTANQDQADPDGDLVGSACDNCPGVANPDQRNCDGDRGGTACDADEVPLPGDCGKVEFGVEMNRFVHPLDPVSLGDCAGCGNWLGQDFLIKVSVDMSAGGVAAYSAGIVDDLGHVVARGTNDPVQAMSFKPRAGFHYTAPGTQQAPFQAVKYFLKITPPEGAAMDGIDMDILVETQ from the coding sequence ATGAAGCCGATGATCCGCTACCATGAATTTCCGATCTCCCTTCGCCTTGTAGTGAGAGTGTTCGGCGTCCTGATGCTGATCGTTGTCGCCACCTGCGGCGGCGGGTCCTCGACCGACTACGTCGCCGATACGCAGGCGTCCGCGCTCGACGGGCTCAGGGCGGGTTCGCTCACGCCGGTGCAGTTCTATTTCAGCGACGGGATCCCCGAGTTCCTCTCGATGAAGGTCGCCGTCCCGTCGGGCCTCGAGGACGACGCCGTGGTGCGCGCGCTCAACTTCCTCGAGACCTACAAGGACCTCTACGGCCTCACCGACCCGGCGTCGCAGCTATACCTGGAAAAGGTGGTGCAGAACGCGGAGGAAGGCGAGGAGCACCTCTTCTTCGGCCAGCGCCAGAACGGCATCCCCGTCTACGGAGCCGCGCTGGCGGTCCACATCGTGGACGGCTATGTGCGGATGACGGGCGGGCGCTACGTCGCCGACTTCCCGGCCTACGCGGCCCCCTCGATCGACGCCGACGCAGCTGAGGCGGCGGCGATCGCGGGGACGGGCTGTTCCGGGATGGAGGCCCTTGGAGAGACGCGCCTCATGTACTTCGACCGCGCGCTCATCGACTCCGCCGCGGAGTCGGACGTGCGCCTGGCCTGGCGCGTCAGCCTCAGCGGCTACTGCGACATCAACGGCGGCGGATCTTCATGGCTCGCCTTCGTGGACGCCTGCAGCGGGGAGGCCCTCTTCTACCTGAGCCAGTCCCCCGCGGGAAAGGACTTCGACATAGAGACGGCGAACAACACGTCCTCGAACCACTGCTGGAACGGCCTCGCGGAGACCGACGACGACGAGTGGTTCGACGAGGACGGCCCCACCGGCTATCCGGGCGCGGGCTCCGACCTCCATCTGGACGGCCAGCACGCCTATGATTACGCCCACGCCGTCTACGATTACTTCTACAACACCTTCGGGCGCAAGGGCTGGGACGGCCACGATGTGCAGGCGGAGATCATGGTCCACGCGCTGTCGTCGCACGGAACTCACTATGACCGGGGATGCGACTACATCCTCTTCATCGACGGGAGAGCACAGCGAGACATACTCGCGCACGAATGGACGCACGGGATAGGGTCGTACGAGGGCGTCGCCGAGTACCACGGCGAATCCGGCGCGCTCGACGAGCACTTCTCCGACTTCTTCGGCGCGATGGTGGACGGCGACTGGCTGATGGGCGAATACGCGCCCGGCGGCGCAATCCGGGACATGAGCGACCCGCCCGCCATCGACAACGACCCGGACCACATGGACGATTATCTCGTCACGAGCCTGGACCACGGCGGCGTGCACACCAACTGCGGCATCCCGAACAAGGCCTCCTATCTCCTTGCCGAGGGGGGCGTGCACAACACCTACACGATCCACGGCATCGGCAAGGATAAGGCGCAGAGGCTCTACTACAAGGTGCTGACCGACGTCCTGACGGGCGTGAAGAATTTCCTTTTGACCCGCATGTACTTCGTGGCGGTCGCCGACATCTGGGCGGAGAAGGGGACGCTCGGCTTCAGCGGGCAGGACGTCTGCGACGTCATGAACGCGTGGGGATCGGTGGGCGTGGCCGAGGCCTGGGCGGACAAGGACTGCGACGGCGAGCTCGACTTCGCGGACCCGGACGAGGACGGCGACAAGTCGCCCGACGTGGACGACAACTGCTCAGAGATCGCAAACCCGGGCCAGAAGGACACGGACAACGACGGGGCGGGCGACGCCTGCGACGAGGACATAGACGGCGACGGGAAGAAGAACAGCGAGGACAACTGCATCTACATAGCGAACTCGGACCAGGCCGACGCGGATCAGGACGGCCAGGGCGATGTCTGCGATGACCGCGACAGCGACGGGCACCCGGACGCCGCCGACAACTGCCCGGACGTCGCGAACGCCGACCAGGTCGACACGGACAAGGACGGCTCAGGCAACGCCTGCGACTCCGACGACGACGACGACGGCGTCGCGGACGAGCTCGACAACTGCCCCTTCACCGCCAACCAGGACCAGGCGGACCCCGACGGGGACCTCGTGGGCTCCGCCTGCGACAACTGCCCCGGCGTGGCCAACCCGGACCAGAGGAACTGCGACGGCGACAGGGGGGGTACGGCCTGCGACGCCGACGAGGTCCCGCTCCCGGGCGACTGCGGCAAGGTGGAGTTCGGCGTCGAGATGAACCGCTTCGTCCATCCGCTCGACCCGGTCTCGCTGGGCGACTGCGCGGGCTGCGGGAACTGGCTCGGACAGGACTTCCTGATCAAGGTAAGCGTCGACATGTCCGCAGGCGGTGTTGCCGCCTACTCGGCCGGCATCGTGGACGACCTGGGGCACGTGGTGGCGCGGGGGACGAACGACCCGGTGCAGGCGATGAGCTTCAAGCCAAGGGCCGGCTTCCACTACACGGCCCCGGGCACGCAGCAGGCCCCGTTCCAGGCGGTGAAGTACTTCCTCAAGATCACCCCGCCCGAGGGGGCCGCGATGGACGGCATAGACATGGACATCCTGGTGGAGACCCAGTAG
- the lhgO gene encoding L-2-hydroxyglutarate oxidase gives MTSFDYIVVGSGIIGMSCARELSIRHPGASVCVIDKEPAPARHASGRNSGILHAGFYYSAESLKARLCADGNRLLTEYCLEKGLRIDRCGKVVCAASPDETAGVDELLRRGRVNGIDVKAVDVGELRELEPAARTFGRALWSPTTAVVDPEEVCLSLAGDLRARGVEFMFDTKFLRRLPGRAIETSQGRLECDALINCAGLYADRVAHRYGVGEEYTVIPFKGYYYRYKHAAHFRRHVYPVPNLANPFLGVAFTRCADGTAKCGPTATPVFWRECYGLIEGFRLDEAVEISLWEALLFAANDFNFRDLALVEMKKYLKSGFVKMARRLMPSADPAMFGDSLRPGIRAQLLDRNQRRLEMDFVIRKGEASVHVLNAVSPAFTCSFAFARLVVDEAMTS, from the coding sequence ATGACCTCCTTTGACTATATAGTAGTGGGCTCCGGCATCATCGGCATGTCCTGCGCCCGCGAGCTCTCCATCCGCCACCCCGGAGCCTCCGTCTGCGTGATCGACAAGGAGCCCGCACCCGCGCGCCACGCCAGCGGCCGCAACAGCGGCATACTCCACGCCGGCTTCTACTACAGCGCCGAGTCGCTCAAGGCGCGCCTGTGCGCTGACGGCAACCGCCTGCTCACCGAATATTGCCTCGAGAAGGGGCTTCGCATCGACCGCTGTGGCAAGGTGGTCTGCGCTGCGAGCCCGGATGAGACCGCCGGCGTGGACGAGCTGCTCCGGCGCGGCCGTGTGAACGGCATCGATGTGAAGGCGGTCGACGTGGGTGAGCTCCGCGAGCTCGAGCCCGCCGCCCGCACCTTCGGCCGCGCGCTCTGGTCGCCCACGACCGCGGTCGTGGATCCGGAAGAGGTCTGCCTCTCGCTGGCGGGCGACCTCAGGGCCCGCGGCGTGGAGTTCATGTTCGACACGAAGTTCCTCCGCCGCCTCCCTGGCCGCGCGATCGAGACGTCGCAGGGCCGCCTCGAGTGCGACGCGTTGATCAACTGCGCCGGCCTCTACGCCGACCGCGTGGCCCACCGGTACGGCGTGGGCGAGGAGTACACGGTCATCCCGTTCAAGGGCTATTACTATAGATACAAGCACGCGGCGCACTTCCGCCGCCACGTCTACCCAGTGCCCAACCTGGCCAACCCGTTCCTTGGCGTGGCCTTCACCCGCTGCGCGGACGGCACCGCCAAGTGCGGCCCCACCGCCACCCCGGTCTTCTGGCGCGAGTGCTACGGGCTGATCGAGGGATTCCGGCTCGACGAGGCGGTGGAGATATCGCTCTGGGAGGCTCTCCTCTTCGCGGCGAACGACTTCAACTTCCGCGACCTCGCCCTCGTCGAGATGAAGAAGTACCTCAAGAGCGGCTTCGTGAAGATGGCGCGCAGGCTCATGCCCTCGGCCGACCCTGCCATGTTCGGCGATTCCCTGCGCCCCGGCATCCGCGCCCAGCTGCTCGACAGAAACCAGCGCAGGCTGGAGATGGACTTCGTGATAAGAAAGGGGGAGGCGAGCGTCCACGTGCTCAACGCCGTATCCCCGGCCTTCACCTGCTCGTTCGCCTTCGCCCGCCTTGTGGTCGATGAGGCAATGACCAGCTGA